The Gouania willdenowi chromosome 7, fGouWil2.1, whole genome shotgun sequence genome includes a window with the following:
- the LOC114466484 gene encoding hepcidin-like yields MKTLSVFVAVAIVLTVMCSQQSSAVPVLQGEELEETIFLEIPGGAMNETVMDSMKGEEGEEDEETIFLETPGGAMNETWMDNREMRKPRCSFRCRRGRCRLHCKL; encoded by the exons ATGAAGACTTTGAGTGTGTTTGTTGCAGTGGCCATCGTGCTCACAGTGATGTGCAGCCAGCAGAGCTCTGCTGTCCCAGTCCTTCAG GGTGAAGAACTGGAGGAGACCATCTTTTTAGAGATTCCAGGTGGTGCCATGAATGAGACTGTGATGGACTCCATGAAG GGTGAAGAGGGTGAAGAAGATGAAGAGACCATCTTTTTAGAGACTCCAGGTGGTGCCATGAATGAGACTTGGATGGACAACAGGGAG ATGAGAAAACCGAGGTGTAGCTTCCGCTGCAGAAGAGGACGCTGTAGACTTCACTGCAAGTTGTGA